A window of Roseovarius sp. THAF27 contains these coding sequences:
- the phnD gene encoding phosphonate ABC transporter substrate-binding protein: MKKLIAALAATTAMTAPVMAQEIEEFRIGILGGENAQDRLSSHECLKNYTEEALGVETKLFAPADYAGVIQGLVGGTLDMAWLGASGYAATYLQDPEAVEPVLVKINLDGSYGYHSIGFARKDSGITSLDDMEGKVFGFGDPNSTSGYLIPSIEIPQAGEEITMESGDYFGEVKFTGGHEQTIVAVNNGDIDAGVTWADGQGNWEDGYNSGALRKAVDAGLVDMNDLVEIWKSNPIPEGPIVLRKSLPADVKETMVALVDGMYETDKDCTYSISAGESLGFDPITHDAYLSIIEARKSASQ; the protein is encoded by the coding sequence ATGAAGAAACTGATCGCTGCCCTTGCGGCCACCACTGCCATGACCGCACCTGTCATGGCCCAGGAAATCGAAGAGTTCCGCATCGGTATCCTGGGGGGCGAGAACGCCCAGGACCGTCTGAGCTCGCACGAGTGCCTGAAGAACTACACCGAAGAAGCGCTGGGCGTGGAAACCAAGCTGTTCGCGCCCGCCGACTATGCCGGTGTGATCCAGGGTCTGGTTGGCGGCACGCTGGACATGGCGTGGCTGGGCGCGTCGGGCTATGCCGCGACGTACCTGCAAGACCCCGAGGCGGTCGAGCCGGTGCTGGTCAAGATCAACCTCGACGGGTCGTACGGCTATCACTCGATCGGGTTTGCCCGCAAGGACAGCGGCATCACGTCGCTCGACGATATGGAAGGCAAGGTCTTCGGCTTTGGTGATCCGAACTCGACCAGTGGCTACCTGATCCCGTCGATCGAGATCCCGCAGGCGGGGGAAGAGATCACCATGGAGTCGGGTGATTACTTTGGCGAGGTGAAGTTCACCGGCGGCCACGAGCAGACCATCGTGGCGGTCAACAATGGCGACATCGACGCCGGCGTGACCTGGGCCGACGGCCAGGGCAACTGGGAAGACGGCTATAACTCGGGCGCGCTGCGCAAGGCCGTGGATGCGGGCCTGGTCGACATGAACGACCTGGTGGAAATCTGGAAGTCGAACCCGATCCCGGAAGGCCCGATCGTGCTGCGCAAGTCGCTGCCCGCGGACGTGAAAGAGACGATGGTGGCGCTGGTCGACGGCATGTACGAGACCGACAAGGACTGCACCTACTCGATCTCGGCCGGCGAAAGCCTGGGCTTCGATCCGATCACGCACGACGCGTATCTGTCGATCATCGAGGCGCGCAAGTCCGCGTCGCAATAA
- a CDS encoding TetR/AcrR family transcriptional regulator produces MTRASTRLKSSDWLTAGLDALSELGPTALKAEPLAVRLGVSKGSFYWHFRDVPAYHQALLAAWRDDSIARLPDLMNDGSTEVARLRNLAQAFAAPDATEPALRAWANSDDLARAAVNDVDDARLAALQSLLSDIGIDNPEMARILYASAIGMTSLGNASPADHISAIGSLVDLVLALR; encoded by the coding sequence ATGACACGCGCATCCACACGTCTGAAATCCAGCGACTGGCTTACCGCCGGGCTCGATGCGCTGTCCGAACTGGGCCCCACCGCGCTCAAGGCCGAACCGCTGGCGGTACGGCTGGGTGTGTCCAAGGGCTCGTTCTACTGGCACTTTCGCGACGTGCCGGCCTATCACCAGGCCCTGCTGGCCGCGTGGCGCGACGACAGCATCGCCCGCCTGCCCGACCTGATGAACGACGGCAGCACCGAGGTGGCCCGCCTGCGCAATCTCGCCCAGGCGTTTGCCGCGCCGGATGCGACCGAACCCGCCCTGCGCGCCTGGGCCAATTCCGACGACCTCGCCCGCGCCGCGGTCAACGACGTCGACGACGCCCGCCTGGCCGCCCTGCAATCGCTTCTGTCCGACATCGGCATAGACAACCCGGAAATGGCGCGCATCCTCTATGCCTCGGCCATCGGCATGACATCGCTCGGCAATGCCAGCCCCGCGGACCATATCAGCGCCATCGGCTCACTGGTCGACCTGGTGCTGGCCCTGCGGTGA
- the phnC gene encoding phosphonate ABC transporter ATP-binding protein, translated as MLEITKLTKVFGQHKAVDNITFSVEKPAMIGIIGRSGAGKSTLLRMLNRLTDASNGSIVFEGRDVTALKGAQKRAWQSDCAMIFQQFNLVPRMDVVSNVLHGTLNRRSTFATMFNLYPQADIYRAIAILDRLGIAEHAPKRAEALSGGQQQRVAIARALMQEPKIVLADEPIASLDPMNAQLVMDDLRRIHEEDGRTVVANLHTLDTARKYCDRVIGMRDGRMVFDGTPEQLTTGVARDIYGADAGFSEAATSTAIETPEREIA; from the coding sequence GTGCTTGAGATTACCAAGCTGACGAAGGTTTTTGGCCAGCACAAGGCCGTGGACAACATCACGTTCAGCGTGGAGAAACCCGCCATGATCGGCATTATCGGCCGGTCGGGGGCAGGCAAGTCGACCTTGCTGCGGATGCTGAACCGGCTGACCGATGCCAGCAATGGCAGCATCGTGTTTGAAGGGCGCGACGTAACCGCGCTGAAAGGTGCCCAGAAGCGCGCGTGGCAGTCGGACTGCGCGATGATTTTCCAGCAGTTCAACCTGGTGCCGCGCATGGACGTGGTTTCGAACGTGCTGCACGGCACGCTCAATCGTCGGTCGACTTTTGCCACCATGTTCAACCTCTACCCGCAGGCCGATATCTATCGCGCCATCGCCATCCTGGACCGGTTGGGTATTGCCGAGCACGCGCCGAAGCGGGCCGAGGCGCTGTCGGGCGGCCAGCAGCAGCGCGTCGCCATCGCGCGGGCGCTGATGCAGGAGCCCAAGATCGTGCTGGCCGACGAGCCGATTGCCAGCCTCGACCCGATGAACGCGCAGCTGGTGATGGACGACCTGCGCCGCATCCACGAAGAGGACGGCCGCACTGTGGTGGCCAACCTGCACACGCTGGATACGGCCCGCAAATACTGTGACCGGGTGATCGGGATGCGGGACGGGCGGATGGTGTTCGATGGCACGCCCGAGCAGCTGACCACCGGCGTGGCGCGCGACATCTACGGCGCCGACGCAGGCTTTTCCGAGGCTGCGACCTCGACCGCGATCGAGACGCCGGAGCGCGAGATCGCCTGA
- a CDS encoding DUF1330 domain-containing protein, which translates to MAAYVIGQMEIHSRDWMEAYFAKIPEVVTAHEGRFLVRGGNPERMEGEGAMPDAAFVLEFSDRDHARAFWHSEAFQELAVLRRTGSELNAILVDGLG; encoded by the coding sequence ATGGCGGCATACGTGATCGGGCAGATGGAGATCCACAGCCGGGACTGGATGGAGGCGTATTTCGCGAAGATCCCGGAGGTTGTTACCGCGCATGAAGGCCGGTTCCTGGTGCGCGGCGGCAACCCGGAGCGGATGGAGGGTGAGGGTGCGATGCCCGACGCGGCCTTCGTCCTGGAGTTTTCCGACCGGGACCATGCGCGGGCGTTCTGGCACTCGGAAGCGTTCCAGGAGTTGGCAGTGCTGCGGCGGACGGGGTCGGAGCTGAATGCGATCCTGGTCGATGGGCTGGGGTAA
- a CDS encoding META domain-containing protein, which translates to MRGLLTMPLVVSLLNCSGDETLSGHGAADRTWQLAELDGAAFDATATITFPQEGKIVGEAPCNRYFAAQLQPYPWFEAAEIGTTRRACPDLAQETAFLDALAAMSLAEVTETTLILSTPEGREMIFRAAE; encoded by the coding sequence ATGCGCGGCCTCCTGACGATGCCCCTGGTGGTGTCGCTGCTGAATTGCAGCGGCGATGAAACCCTCTCGGGCCACGGCGCGGCGGACAGGACATGGCAACTCGCGGAACTCGACGGCGCCGCCTTCGACGCGACCGCCACCATCACCTTTCCCCAGGAAGGCAAGATCGTCGGCGAAGCGCCCTGCAACCGCTACTTCGCCGCGCAGCTGCAACCTTACCCGTGGTTCGAGGCCGCCGAGATCGGCACCACCCGCCGCGCCTGTCCCGACCTGGCGCAGGAAACCGCGTTCCTCGACGCGCTGGCCGCCATGAGTCTGGCCGAGGTCACCGAAACCACCCTGATCCTCAGCACCCCCGAAGGCCGCGAGATGATCTTCCGCGCCGCCGAGTAA
- a CDS encoding LLM class flavin-dependent oxidoreductase: MRCSVLDLAPVPEGHDTATAIANSRDLAIAAERMGYHRYWLAEHHNMPGIASAATSVLIGHIAEATTTMRIGAGGVMLPNHAPLSIAEQFGTLATIHPGRIDLGLGRAPGGDMAVARALRRGLEADRFPDDVVELMGYFADADPAAPVSAHPGQGTHVPVWILGSSLYGAQLAAHLGLPYAFASHFAPDALDQALEIYRTRFQPSAQLDRPYFMLAANVFAADTDAEGAYLRTSMQQAFARLRTGQPGKLPEPVEDIEAAIGPQMTESVNRALSVSATGSPTTVRAQLGILKDRYQPDEIILTGQIHDHAARVKSFRIAAEILQDMTTADAA; encoded by the coding sequence ATGCGCTGTTCCGTTCTCGATCTCGCCCCCGTGCCCGAAGGCCACGACACCGCGACCGCCATCGCCAACAGCCGCGATCTGGCCATCGCGGCCGAGCGGATGGGCTATCACCGCTACTGGCTGGCCGAGCATCACAACATGCCCGGCATCGCCAGCGCCGCAACGTCTGTCCTGATCGGCCACATCGCCGAGGCGACGACGACCATGCGCATCGGCGCGGGCGGCGTCATGCTGCCCAATCACGCGCCGCTTTCCATCGCCGAGCAGTTCGGCACGCTCGCCACCATCCATCCCGGCCGCATCGACCTTGGCCTCGGGCGCGCCCCGGGCGGCGACATGGCCGTGGCGCGCGCCCTGCGGCGCGGGCTCGAGGCCGACCGATTCCCCGACGACGTGGTCGAACTCATGGGCTATTTCGCCGATGCCGATCCCGCCGCCCCCGTCTCGGCCCATCCCGGCCAGGGCACCCATGTGCCGGTCTGGATCCTCGGCTCCAGCCTTTACGGCGCGCAACTGGCCGCGCATCTGGGCCTGCCTTACGCCTTCGCCTCGCATTTCGCACCCGACGCGCTCGACCAGGCGCTGGAAATCTACCGCACGCGGTTCCAGCCTTCGGCGCAGCTAGACCGTCCGTATTTTATGCTGGCGGCAAACGTCTTCGCCGCCGACACCGACGCCGAGGGCGCCTACCTGCGCACCTCCATGCAACAGGCCTTCGCCCGCCTGCGCACGGGCCAGCCCGGCAAGCTGCCCGAGCCGGTCGAGGATATCGAGGCCGCCATCGGCCCGCAGATGACGGAGTCGGTCAACCGCGCCCTGAGCGTCTCCGCCACCGGATCGCCTACGACAGTCCGCGCCCAGCTTGGCATCCTCAAGGACCGCTACCAACCCGACGAGATCATCCTGACCGGCCAGATCCACGACCACGCAGCACGGGTCAAATCCTTCCGCATCGCCGCCGAGATCTTGCAGGACATGACCACCGCCGACGCCGCCTGA